The following DNA comes from Capsicum annuum cultivar UCD-10X-F1 chromosome 7, UCD10Xv1.1, whole genome shotgun sequence.
tgatgCAAATGAAAGAAACGTGCACTCACACTCTTTATATAGCACCAGATTTTGAAGTTGTTACAAGGCAAACATGGGATCTTACCTTACAAGGTGAACATGAGATTGTACTTTACAAGGTGAGAGTCCATAATCGACTTACAATCAGGCAGCAAAAGGGAATTTATCCCCTCCCTTGACAGCGGTGAGTCTCATATTGCAAACACTCCTTCCCTAGGAAAATTTATTCCCAACTTTTTCAGTCAAAGGATAAGATTAGTGACTCCATACCTTACACTTTATATATGACCAACGCCATGAACTTTATAATGGAGCATTTACCTTGtccattttggtatttttttcattttgatatacccttttaaaattttaaataaaaaaacttatcCTTTAGGCTCCAAATACCCTCCCAGACTTGGTGAAATATATTGGCTATGTTTTTGGTGTTGATTTAGCTAAAGGAAGCAATGGTGTTAACTGTCTACGTGcttttgggtttttgatttattgAAGATGAATGATATCTCTATAAAACCACTAGGTGCTGATATATGTTCTATGAGACCATGACACCCCATTCTGTTTGATGTTTCCTTTTTCATTGCTAATTCTTGCCTGTTTTCCAATATTTACATAGTCTCCCTGTTTTCAACACATAATTCTCTATTCTACGAAATCATATGAATGGCTAACCTACATGGTTGATGGAATGCAAATATatacttttttctttaaagaaaaagaaaattttgcaTGACgggtcaaaaacaaaaaattataggGGAGCAATCCTTGCAACCGTTGGAAGGAATGTAAATGAAGAACCAACACTAACAAAATTCCTCCCTAGCCTTGGGCAAGAAACTGGGaaagatatgaaataatagaaacaaTGTcgtcaagataaaaaaaataacaataataaataaatatatatcagAATATCTTTTGGTAGCGAAAACCTGCATTATGAGTAAATATTCCAAAATACAACAGCAAAAATGCCAACATTACTCGTCATATCTGGACTACAGCTCCAGTGCACTTTTCGCATCTGGTTCCAAACTAACAACATTTTCCAGTGCAGCGTGTAGCAGCTAAGAGGTTCATGATTCGGCAGCAGTTGATTGCATACAGCAGAACCATTTTTTCTGAAAGGAAGTGCACCCGGAAAAGTTATAATCTACAATTATGTAGAAATTGATGCAGACATACGACTAAAGAAAGGGATGACAAAACAACACATTTTCTTTGTTCTTAGGCATCATTAACTAAAATATTAACGCAAAAACTAATCATATTCACCGTTTTAAACGGTGATGCTCCGAAAGAATTAATGAAAGCATTCAAATTTTGGAGTTTAAACTATCAGAGTGTATACAACAATGTGGGGTTTTTGGTTTCACCACAAGTACAATGGGAACAGGATCCAATCCTGTTTACTCACTAATGAAGAATTTGCCTAAAGTATATTTTACGCCTTCCGTCCCAAAAAGATTGTCTCAATTACAGAATACAAGGGTCAACCTACCTAAGGTTCGGTGTGAATTCACACAGAGAATCTTCAATACATTTGAAATAAGCTTTACATATTTAGAAAACTACACAAAAAAGTACTGTGTCACAATACTTAACCGTTCAAAATATTTAGAAagtatttgaaaaatttaaataaaatatcctTTGACAGTTCAAATAGTAACTAAGACAATCTTTTtagggacggagggagtatttactTGTACACTGAGCATATGACTTGTTCATAGATAGAGAACTAGAGATAACAGATGCATGACATTAGGATTCGGGTTGTACAAAGAGACGAGAAGATAGCTTACAGTTTTAGCAGTAATTTCCAACAAGGATCCTGTAGGATGAGAATAGTACAGAAAGCAGGCACAACTTACTGCTTGAGGAACAACAGACCATCAAACCTAAGGCGGGAACGACAATCTGAATAATACATGTAACAGAGCTAATATCTATTATGTGGGCCACAACTTACTGATTGAAGTTTTCCGAGCGTTGCTTTATTTTTGTATGCAGAGTCACCCTTCGGTGGTGATTCTACCTTGCAACCTGTCTTCTTCTCATTTCGAGCTTTATTAAAAATCACTGTGAATCCCTCAGCTGAAGATGGGTCATTAACATCCCACTCGCCAAACTTAGGAAGTGGGCGGCCTTTTTCCTGTAGAGATTAAAAATAACAATCAAATCATTGCAGTAAAAACTCCCTCCCACAAAAATAAATTGAGTGGGCTAAATTCTAGTTGTTATTGAGACGTAACAGGAGGCAAAATTTAGAAGCCTGCAAACCCTCACCACACTGGCGCAGGAAAGAACCTTATGCagattaaaaatggaaaaatggaTAAACAAATTGATTTAGGATAGCGAAATGGTATTTTGCGGTTAAAAAGGGGTTAACCTAAGATATTAGCTTGTACCAAACAAAAGCTTCAGCATTACAAAGTAGGCTAAGGAGAAAAAAGACGTAAGAGCATGAAGTGCTCAAGTAAATCAAAGATCGCTGGGAAGGGGATGACAAAGGGCAACAAAGATATGTTTAACTGAAATCAGCCAATCCCCTCCTTCCCCCATGTATGTTGAATAATTTTTTCACAGTATTCGTTGCTATCCAGAATAGACAAAGTATTGAGGTGTGAGAACTAGGGATGAACCAAAATCAAATCTGACAGCAGATGGCACCTCAACCTTCTAAAGTAATTACTGCAGGAATAGGCTTATATCAAAACCATAAAAGTAATAGAAGCAAACAGGTTAAATTTGCCATTGACATGTGAACTTTTCAAAATATTGGGAAAATGTAGTAGCGTATTGCTTTATACTATAAcaaaaaactacaacaacaacaatatacccaataTAATCCCACGAAGTGGGGTCAGGGGAGTGTAGAGTGTAGGTAGTCCTTATCCTACCCTCAGAGGCACAGAGAGGTTGTTTCATATAGACCCTCGGTTCAAGGGGAAAATAGTCCAAAGCAGTCCAGAAAAAGAAGTAATAAAAGTACAAGAAACAGCATGTTGTAACAGGAAagtaactacaacaaaataaaatgatagTCGAAGTACAAAACACCACCACAATATACATGACCGAAAAGAAAACCAGGAACCCAAAAGGCACACACTTTTACTAAAAAAGAGAGGACTGGAATGCTTAAAATATATAGAAACGCCTGTGTGAAAAGAACAATGAGTTTAAATTGATCATTAAAAAGTCTAGCTACATGTGACAAAAGAAATGGCACTTGAGCAGTTAAATACAATTATGCTCTTTACTAATTGATTTTGCAACTACACAATCAAAATCTGAAGCAAGTTCTGTAAACTCCTAAAAGTCCACATACATACATGCACCTTTCCcaccaatgcaattggtttctcCAAGAAAGAATCTCAGGCAGTGGAAGGATTTTTACTGGGGAGGGGGGGGCGAAAAATAAAAAGGGTTAAAATCGTTTACACCCTCGAACTTTGCTGTAAAAATCAAACACCCTTTaactttaaacaataatcattctccctcctttttcctatttaattttttaaatacctattttacccttgtatttatatcaacatttgtatctctttttctttaagaaaaaaacttttttataaaaatatttgtttgtttttcaatctatataacatatttttttataaaagttaaaaattatttttaagataaaaaaacaaaagtgagaaatattaattgagtatataatttaatgacaaactataatgaaataaatgagcaaaatagtaaaaattaattgtattaaaaatcaaaactttaatatatatttatacgtgaaaataataggtaattataattttataaatatatttcaatgtaggTATACAAATTCTCAAGCCCGTCTTTTAACATTATTAGCAAattcttttataattaattacaaaatccAAAGGTACTTTTtacattcaaatttttttatattatatttattaaataggtATGTGAGTATGTAATTATGTATATCGatgcatattttgattttctcttattctttaatGTTTATATAGATAAATGAGTTTTGGTTGTTAATATGacttattttctaaattataatttaaaattcatcaaCAACAATCACTTGATTTGtaataaatatacatttttttttttggtgaacaTATATACATCTACAACAATATCATATCTAGTAAAAATTTTTAAGTGAGGTCTGAGAAGGGTAGGGGGTACacaaaccttaccactacctcggagAGGTAGAGAGATTACCTCCGAAAGACCCTCgtctattaattatttttgtatacctACATTAAAATATGTTTATAAGATTACAATTACCAATTATTTTCACGTATCAATATAtattagaattttaatttttaataaaattaatttttactattttgctcatttataatattatagttttgtcattaaattatatactcaattaagatttcttacttttatttttttatcttaaaaataatttttaacttttatataaaatatgttttttttaaaaaaaaaatacaaatgttgatataaatataagggtaaaataggtattttaaaaaatcaaataggaaaaaggagagagaatgattattgttcaaagttaaGGGGAGTGTTTGATTTTTACAACAAAGTTTGTGGGTGTAAATGAttttaacccaaaataaaaatgtaatgcTTGGGATTTGAACTTAAAACCTCAAGGTGAATGTTGTACCCCACAACCATTGAGCTAACCTCTAATCTTATGTTTAGGggattcaaaatatatatatatacattacaaaaaataaattaaaagacaccttatatatataatgtcttgagccgggggtctatcggaaacagcctctctacttcccgAAGGttgtggtatgaactgcgtacattttaccctcctcagaccccattaggtgggaatatactaggtttgcTGTTGTTACCCTATATATACAATGTTACTTTTTGCTGAGGGAACTTGAGTGAACCCCTCACTACCCTCTAGATCCGCCCTGCCCCAGGTCACTCATGTACATCTGCCACATACTAAAATCTATCACTCTAAACTTTTACGAATCAATAATAATACTCTTAATTCTCGAGTAATTTTCCATGGATAGACATCCATGTTTTTACAACTGCctacaaatatcattttttttagaaCAAAAATATCACCTAACTATCcctattttcctcaaaaaatactttacacttcaaaaatatttcttctctCCTAGTTTGCATGACATGTcattaaaatttcctttttatatataagatataagaaataaatctatttaacttatcaaacttatttaactacAACTTggtcttatttcttaaaaaaaataaatacacatgatatatttattattgaagaacaatttAATTctatactttaaattttatatttattttgtctttcttacaaaaataaaaaataaagtgtatttattctttattcgatatgagaaaaattacatcatatgataaaaatattagataatcACACAACTTAAAGGAAAATAATTCCTCTGGTAATGCAATGCAAATTCCTCATTAATAAAGTAGTTGATGTGTCCAAGTGTATACATAAAACTAAAGGATTGAATTATTGTATTTGGTACTTTTCaaagttttttaaatttatttatttcatcactcaataatatttttaaaactcaaggtatttatatGAATTgatactaatttaattttttttgttatttatttcatatactaaagattcttaaaatataaaataaatgaaaatgatgGCTTTAGATTTTCATATACGtattaaatgtactatttttgaaggaatgaaaaattatttagtcatgaaataaattttttaaatattaacaaaatgatcTAATATTACAAATGAATCTTTAAAATAGTATCCAACCAGATATGCTTACTTTTTGTGAGTTTAGTATATAAATTGgtgtttatttatataataagataaaatatagtataataaaaaaaatgaaaaaaaggaaattaaaaataataaatttttattttctaaagtttttgccTATGTTAACTTTGCGGATTtacttgatttttttatgaaatttacttGTCTTATTATCTTTTATCAAAAAGGTCTTTCTTAAAATTTTGCAGGTTATTTACatatgaattaaaattttcaggTGATAATTACCTTGAAGATTTTTCTGTTGAATTTTGcttcacaaaaaaaattctagattttctccttcaaat
Coding sequences within:
- the LOC107877180 gene encoding protein NOI4 yields the protein MAEKGRPLPKFGEWDVNDPSSAEGFTVIFNKARNEKKTGCKVESPPKGDSAYKNKATLGKLQSKKWFCCMQSTAAES